The Paenibacillus sp. YPG26 genome includes a window with the following:
- a CDS encoding ABC transporter ATP-binding protein codes for MSEIQPQNKKASKSGSLFGLIRETRPSVPALVFAIVLSVISTLVGLMIPMFTKKLVDGFSLSSISPEQIVLIAAAFIAQTIASGVSIYLLNYAGQKVVASLRDRLWKKLLILPVPYYDQNRTGETSSRLTNDTLILKTLISDHVTILFSGIISITGSVAILMYLNWQMTLIMFTVIPIAALILVPLGRQMYKISLGMQDETASFAATINQVLSEIRLVKASNAESREYVNGKEGITRLLRYGVREGKVSAWIGPVMSLVLMMLLVIIIGYGGMQVSSGVFSAGELVAYILYLIQIVMPMTQLTTFFTQFQKAKGATERMIELLNAEEEEYSRGSKSPAGNQPIRIENLSFSYNREEPVLHEISCEMEPGKVTAIVGPSGSGKTTLFSLLERFYKPCEGRILLGNQPIDEIALEAWRREIGYVSQDSPMIAGTIRENLCYGVESEVGEQVIWQAAEMAYADKFIRELPRGLDTDVGERGIKLSGGQRQRLAIARALLRDPKILMLDEATSSLDSQSEVVVQKALHNLMNGRTTVVIAHRLSTVVRADQILFIEQGRLTGRGTHAELLGTHEMYRKFATQQFQNKVLDEQVLSEKSGDH; via the coding sequence ATGAGTGAAATACAGCCTCAGAACAAGAAGGCCTCCAAATCGGGCTCGCTATTCGGGTTGATCCGCGAGACCCGGCCATCGGTTCCGGCTCTCGTCTTCGCCATAGTTCTAAGTGTCATTTCCACCTTGGTAGGCTTGATGATCCCCATGTTCACGAAGAAATTGGTTGACGGCTTCTCCTTGTCCTCAATAAGCCCTGAGCAAATTGTGCTTATAGCCGCGGCATTTATTGCTCAGACGATCGCGAGTGGAGTATCGATCTATCTGCTTAACTACGCCGGACAGAAGGTAGTGGCCTCCCTTAGAGACCGTCTGTGGAAGAAGCTGCTTATCCTGCCGGTACCCTACTATGATCAGAACCGGACCGGGGAGACCAGCAGCCGGCTGACAAATGATACGTTGATCCTCAAAACCCTGATCTCCGATCATGTCACAATCCTCTTTAGCGGAATTATCTCTATTACGGGATCTGTAGCGATACTGATGTATCTCAACTGGCAGATGACACTGATCATGTTCACGGTGATCCCTATAGCGGCTCTAATCCTTGTTCCACTCGGACGCCAGATGTACAAGATTTCCCTGGGGATGCAGGATGAGACAGCTTCGTTCGCGGCAACCATCAATCAGGTTCTCTCCGAGATCAGACTGGTTAAGGCCTCCAATGCCGAAAGCAGGGAATACGTGAATGGAAAAGAGGGGATTACACGTCTCCTCCGCTACGGTGTTCGAGAAGGGAAAGTCAGTGCCTGGATTGGCCCTGTAATGTCCCTTGTTCTAATGATGCTGCTGGTTATAATTATTGGTTACGGAGGGATGCAGGTATCCAGTGGTGTATTCTCAGCCGGGGAGCTGGTTGCCTACATCCTCTACCTGATTCAGATCGTAATGCCCATGACTCAGCTGACCACATTTTTCACTCAATTCCAGAAGGCCAAGGGAGCTACAGAGCGTATGATTGAGCTTCTGAACGCAGAAGAGGAAGAGTATTCAAGAGGCAGCAAGTCTCCTGCAGGGAATCAACCCATACGGATTGAGAACTTGTCTTTCAGTTATAACCGCGAAGAACCGGTTCTTCATGAGATTTCTTGTGAGATGGAGCCAGGTAAAGTTACAGCTATTGTAGGGCCAAGCGGAAGCGGCAAGACAACTCTTTTCTCCTTGCTAGAAAGGTTCTATAAACCTTGTGAAGGCCGAATCCTGTTAGGTAACCAGCCTATTGATGAAATTGCTTTGGAGGCCTGGCGCAGAGAGATCGGATATGTCTCCCAAGACAGTCCCATGATTGCGGGAACCATCCGGGAGAATCTGTGTTATGGGGTAGAGTCGGAAGTGGGGGAGCAGGTTATTTGGCAGGCAGCAGAGATGGCTTATGCTGATAAGTTCATTCGGGAGCTGCCCAGAGGGCTTGATACGGATGTAGGAGAACGGGGAATTAAGCTGTCAGGAGGTCAGCGGCAGCGGCTTGCGATCGCCAGAGCACTGCTTAGAGATCCTAAGATCCTTATGCTGGATGAGGCAACTTCAAGTCTGGACAGCCAATCAGAAGTGGTGGTTCAGAAGGCTCTTCATAACCTGATGAATGGAAGAACGACCGTTGTCATCGCGCACCGCTTATCGACCGTCGTAAGAGCCGATCAGATTCTATTTATCGAACAAGGAAGGCTTACGGGAAGAGGCACCCATGCCGAACTGCTGGGGACGCATGAAATGTACAGAAAGTTCGCCACTCAACAGTTCCAGAATAAGGTTCTGGACGAACAAGTCTTATCAGAGAAGTCAGGTGATCATTGA
- a CDS encoding MgtC/SapB family protein, translated as MELDLEMVMKMCLALLFGLFIGIDRQLKQKPLGIKTSMVICVASCLVTLVSIESFDRFAGPDHPNMDPMRLAAQIVSGIGFLGAGVILRRSNDAISGLTSAAMIWAASGLGIAIGAGFYIEAVITVLLLIIAVNFVPYLIKSIGPQKLNQRDVSVKIVMETNDYMTDLIRHIERKKVPGQPSEGPSHKIRRLRIKDLDDGRQRIDMVIAAPEKEYTAEIYYFIKKIDHVLSVEIEHL; from the coding sequence ATGGAACTAGATCTTGAAATGGTAATGAAAATGTGCCTTGCGCTGTTGTTCGGCTTATTTATTGGAATAGACAGGCAGCTGAAGCAGAAGCCGCTGGGTATTAAGACCAGTATGGTTATCTGCGTCGCAAGCTGTCTGGTGACCCTTGTGTCCATTGAGTCCTTTGACCGTTTTGCCGGCCCGGACCATCCGAACATGGATCCGATGCGTCTTGCTGCGCAAATTGTCAGCGGTATCGGTTTCTTGGGAGCAGGTGTAATTCTAAGAAGAAGCAACGATGCGATTTCAGGACTTACTTCTGCCGCTATGATCTGGGCGGCGTCCGGGCTTGGAATTGCGATCGGGGCGGGATTCTATATTGAAGCTGTAATCACGGTATTGCTGTTGATCATTGCTGTTAACTTTGTGCCTTACCTAATTAAATCAATCGGGCCACAGAAGCTCAATCAACGTGATGTCTCCGTGAAGATCGTAATGGAGACGAATGATTACATGACGGATTTGATTCGCCACATTGAGCGCAAGAAAGTACCCGGCCAGCCTTCCGAGGGACCCTCTCACAAAATCCGCAGACTGAGAATCAAAGACCTTGATGATGGCAGACAGCGTATTGATATGGTGATTGCCGCGCCGGAGAAGGAGTATACGGCGGAGATTTATTATTTTATCAAAAAGATTGATCATGTGTTAAGTGTGGAGATCGAGCATTTATAA
- a CDS encoding FMN-dependent NADH-azoreductase, which translates to MAHVLFIKANNRPVEQAVTVKLYESFLQTYKETHPDDLVTELNLFEANLPYFDNDMMTGLYKLSNGIETTPEEQRLADLANTYLDQFLGADKVVFAFPLWNFTIPAQLLTYLYYLTQAGKTFKYTSEGPVGLVNNKKVALLQARGSVYSEGPMSGMEMSLNYVKTILAFWGINNPEVVVVEGHNQFPDRAASIIEDGVKKAAELAAQF; encoded by the coding sequence ATGGCACATGTACTATTTATTAAAGCGAACAACAGACCGGTTGAACAAGCCGTAACTGTGAAACTGTATGAGAGCTTCTTGCAGACTTACAAAGAAACTCACCCCGATGACCTGGTTACTGAACTTAACCTGTTCGAAGCCAACCTGCCTTACTTCGATAACGATATGATGACAGGCTTGTACAAGCTTAGCAACGGGATCGAGACTACACCTGAAGAGCAGCGTCTGGCTGACCTGGCTAACACTTACCTGGATCAATTCCTCGGTGCGGACAAGGTTGTATTCGCATTCCCGCTCTGGAACTTCACGATTCCGGCTCAGCTGCTTACTTATCTGTACTACCTTACCCAAGCAGGCAAGACGTTCAAATATACATCTGAAGGACCTGTTGGTCTGGTTAACAATAAGAAGGTAGCTCTTCTCCAAGCCCGTGGCAGTGTGTACTCAGAAGGACCGATGAGTGGCATGGAAATGTCCCTTAACTACGTGAAGACCATCCTTGCTTTCTGGGGGATTAATAATCCTGAAGTCGTTGTTGTAGAAGGTCACAACCAATTCCCGGACCGCGCCGCTTCCATCATTGAAGACGGTGTGAAGAAAGCCGCTGAACTGGCAGCCCAGTTCTAA